GCACGGACCGGCTCCGACCAGATCGACCAGCTCTTCGACCAGGCCACCAGCGAGTTCGACACCACCAGGGCGCTGGCTCTGGGCAACCAGATCGACACCCTGATCTGGCAGGAGGTGCACTCGCTGACCTTCTACCAGCGGCCGGAGATCATCGCCTCCAAGTCGACGCTCGCGAACTTCGGCGCCTTCGGGTTCGCGAGCGCGCCGCTCGAGGACATCGGCTTCGTCAAGGCCTGACCCGTGGCGGAGAAGGCTGCCCAGGGGAAGGAGGCGGCGCCGGCCGCCGGCGAGGCCGAGCGCGAGCTGGCGTCGGCATTCTCGCGCTCGGTCGACGAGGGCAGCCACCGGCTGGAGCGCAGCCTGCCCGAGCTGCTCGCCACCGGCGCGGTGGGAGGGATCGACGTCACCTTCGGGGTGTTCGCGCTCTTCATCGTCGAGGCCGCCACCGGCAACCGGCTGCTCGCGGCGCTCGCCTTCGGCATCGGCTTCATCGCCCTGACCCTGGCCCGCAGCGAGCTCTTCACCGAGAACTTCCTGCTCCCCATCGCCGCCGTGGTCGCCGGCCGCCAGCCGCCCCTCTCGATCCTGCGGCTGTGGGCTGGGACCGCGGTGATGAACCTTCTGGCGGGGTGGGTGATGACCTGGCTGGTGCTCATCGCCTTCCCGGGCCTCGAACACGTGGCCCGCGAGTCCGCCGCCCACTTCACCGACTCCGGCATCTCGGGCCGCTCCTTCGCGAGCGCCCTGCTCGGCGGGGCGATCATCACCCTGATGACCTGGATGCAGCAGGGGGCGACCTCGGAGATGCCGAAGCTGGTGGCCGCGGCGCTGATCGCCTTCGTGCTCGCCGCCGCGCCCCTCGACCACGTGATCGTGGCCACCCTGGAGATGTTCGCCGGGCTGCATGCGGGCGCGACCTTCGGCTATGGCACCTGGGCGGTCACCGCCGCCTGGTTCGCGCTCGGCAACGTTGTCGGCGGGGTCGGCCTGGTCACCATGCTCCGGCTGGTGCAGGTCGGCGAGGACCGCATCCGCGACGAGCGGGGAGCGAGCGCCTCGTAGCATCGGCCTGTCCTTGACCGGGTCACGGCGCCGCTGCTACCTTACTGGCGCGCAGGTAGAAGAGGGGTTATGACCGCCATCCGGGACCTCGTCCGCGGTGTGTACGCGGCCCTCGCCGAGGGCGACGCGGCGGCTCTGGGCGTGCTCCTCGACCCCGGGTTCGAGGCCGAGGTCTCCGAGGGCATGCCGCTCGGGTGCGGGGGACGGCGCACCGGCGCCGAGGCGATGATCCGCGACACCTGGTGGGCGATCGGGCGCACCTACAGGGTGCGGCCGGAGGCCCGGGAGTGGATCGCCTGCGAGGACGGCCGGCTGGTGGTGCTGGGCCGCTACCTCGGCCGCTGCCGCTCCACCGGGCAGCCCCTCGACGCCGCCTTCGCCCACCTCTGGACCGCGGGCGACGGCCGGCTGACCGGCCTGATGCAGGTCACCGACACCGCGCTGTGGGCGGCGGCGCTCGAGCAGCCGGCATGAGGAGCTCCGCGGACCGGGTCACCCTCGAGGTCGACGGCGGGGTCGCCCGGCTCCGGCTGGCGCGACCCGACGCCCACAACGCCATCGACCCTGCGATGGTCGCCGGGCTCGGCGCGGCGGTCGCCGCCGTGGAGGAGCACCCCGGGGTGCGCTGCCTGCTCCTCTCCGCCGCGGGTCGCAGCTTCAGCGCCGGCGGCGACCTGCGCCACCTCGCCGGCATCGAGCTGATCCCCGAGGAGCTCGAGGCGATGGTGGGCGCGTACCACGTCACCCTCTCCCGGCTGGCGGAGCTTCCGGTGCCGGTGGTGTGCGCGGTGCAGGGGGGCGCGGCGGGTGGTGCGCTGGGGCTGCTCTGGTGCGCCGACGTGGTGATCGCCGCCGCCGACCTGCGGCTCGCCAGCGGCTTCGCGAAGCTGGGGCTGAGCGGTGACGGCGGCAGCACCTGGCACCTCCCCCGGCTGGTGGGGATGCGCCGCGCGTTGGAGCTCACCCTCGAGGGGCGGGTGCTCTCCGCCGAGGAGGCGCTGGCGTGGGGGCTGGTCGGCCGGGTGGTCCCCGTGGAGGCGCTCGAGGCGGAGGCGGAGGCGACCGCGCGCCGCTACGCCGCCGGGCCCACGGTGGCGTACGGCCACATCCGGCGGCTGCTCCGCACCTCGTGGTCGGCGACCTTCGAGGAGCAGCTCGCCGCCGAGCGCGCCGCGATCGTCGACTGCGGCGGCACCGCCGACGCCCGCGAGGGCATCGAGGCCTTCGCCGCGCGCCGCGCCGCACGCTTCGAGGGACGCTGAGGTGGACGCCGTGGAGCCGCTGATCGACTCCGGGCCGGTGCTCCTCGACCTCGACGGCGGGGTGGCGCGGCTGCGGCTCAACCGGCCCGACGCCTCGAACGGCATGAACCTGGCGCTGCTGCGGGCGCTGTTCGAGGCGGTGATGCGCTGCCACGGCGACCCCCGGGTGCGGGCGGTGCTGCTCAGCGGGGAGGGCGCGCACTTCTGCGCCGGCGGCGACGTCCGCGAATTCGCGCGCCGGGGCGAGCGGCTGCCCGAGTACCTCCGCGAGGCCACCACCTGGCTGCAGGCGTCGGCCTCGGCGCTCACCCGCCTGGAGGCGCCGGTGGTGGCGATGGTGCACGGCCACGCCGCCGGCGGCGGGGGCTTCGGACTGGTCTGCGCCTCCGACCTGGTGATCGCCGCCGAGTCGGCGCGCTTCCTGCTCGGCGCCACCCGGGTGGGGATGGCCCCCGACGCGGGCGTCTCGGTCACGCTCTCGCGCCTGGTCGGCCACCGCCGCGCCCTGGAGATCGCGCTCACCAATCCCACCCTGAGCGCCGCCCGGGCGCTCGAGCTGGGGCTGATCACCCGGGTGGTGGCCGACGAGGCGCTCGCCGCCGAGGGCATCGCCCTCGCCCGGGAGCTGGCCGCGGGCGCCACCCGCGCGCTCGGGGCCACCAAGCGGCTGCTCTGGGACGGCCTCGGCGCCACCGTCGAGGCGCGTCTCGCCGAGGAGGCGCGCACCGTCTCCGAGCTGTCGGGCACCGAGGACGCCCGCGAGGGACTGGCAGCGGTGCTCGAGCGCCGTCCGCCGGTGTTCCGGGGCGGCTGAGGTGCTGCTCGAGGGGCGCCGGGCCCTGGTCACCGGTGGGGCGGGTGGCATCGGCGCGGCGATCGCACGCCGGCTCGCAGCCGAGGGGGCGGAGGTGGTGATCGGCGACCTCGCCGTCGACGCCGCCGAGGCGCTGGCGGCGGAGATCGGCGGCCGCGCGGTGGGGTTCGACGTCGCCGACGCCGGCCAGGCCCGGGCCGCCGTCACCGGCGCCGGCACCCTCGACGTGCTCGTCAACAACGCTGGCGTCGACGACTTCGGCTGGTTCACCGAGCTCACCCCGGAGCGCTGGCGGCGGCTGATCGCGGTCAACCTCGAGGGGGTGCTCGCCTGCACCCACGCGGCGCTGCCGGCGATGCAGCGCGCCGGCTACGGCCGCATCGTGAACATCTCGTCCGAGGCCGGCCGGGTGGGTGCGAAGGGGAACGCGGTGTACGCCGCCACCAAGGGCGCGGTGATCGCCTTCACCAAGTCGATCGCCCGCGAGAACGCGCGCCACGGCATCACCGCCAACGCGGTCGCGCCGGGGCCGGTCGAGACCCCGATGCTCGAGGCCACCCGGCGCCTCCCCGGCGTCGGCGAGCGCCTCGTCGCCGCGATGCGCGAGGGCACCCAGCTGCGCCGCCTCGGCCGCCCCGAGGAGGTCGCCGCGGCGGTCGCGTTCCTCGCCTCCGAGCAGGCCTCCTACATCACCGGCGAGACCCTGGGGGTCTCCGGCGGCATGGGGCTGGGAGCATGAGCTCGCGGCGCTGGGACGAGCTGATCCATCCCGACCGCGTCCATGGGTCGCTGTACACCGATCCCACGATCTTCGAGGCCGAGCTGGAGCGGATCTGGTACCGCACCTGGGTCTACGTCGGCCACCTCAGCGAGGTGCCCGATCCCGACGACTTCGTGATGAAGTCGATCGGGCCGCAGCCGGTGATCATGACCCGCGACCGCGAGGGGCGGGTGCACCTGCTGCTCAACCGCTGCAGCCACCGCGCCAACCTGGTCTGCGCCGCCGAGCGCGGCCGGGCCCGCAGCTTCCGCTGCCCGTACCACGGCTGGACCTTCGGCAACGACGGCAGCCTGCTCGGCTATCCCTTCAACAGCGGCTACCAGGGCCTCGATGCGCGCGCCGAGCTCGGCCTCGGGCGGGTGCCCCGGGTGGAGACCCACCGCGGGTTCGTCTTCGGCTCGTTCGCCGAGGAGGGGCCGGGCCTGCTCGAGCACCTCGGCGCCGCCGCCGAGGCCTTCGACCGGCTGGCGCGGCTGTCGCCCGAGGGCGAGGTGATGCTCACCGCCGGCTGGCTGAAGCACCGGGTGCGGGCCAACTGGAAGCTCCTCGTCGAGAACGAGACCGACGGTTACCACCCCCAGTTCGTGCACAGCTCGATCTTCTCGGTGGCCGAGAGCGGCATCGGCGCGCTCTACACCGAGGGCTCGACGGCGCTGTCGCGCGACCTCGGCAACGGCCACACCGAGAACGACCTCCGCCCCGAGTTCCGCCGCCGCGGCGAACCCCTGGGCTGGTTCGGCACCACCCCCGAGCGCCAGCCCGACTACGTGGCGCGGATGCGCGCGGTCCACGGCGACGCCGCCGAGTCGATCCTCGTCGACGGCTCGCCCCACGTCATGGTCTTCCCCAACCTCTTCATCGCCGAGATCCAGCTCTTCGTCATCCAGCCGCTGGCGGTGGACGACACCGTCCAGCACGTCACCGCGGTGCAGCTCAGGGGCGCGCCCGACATGAACCGCCGGATGCTCTCGCAGACGGTCGGGTCGGTCGGCCCGGCGGGGCTGCTGCTCGCCGACGACTCGGAGATGTACGAGCGCAACCAGCGCGGCGTGCAGGGGCTGCGTCCGGAGTGGCTGGTGCTGCGCCGCGGCCTCCATCGCGAGCGCCTCGACGAGAACGGGCACCTGGTCGGCGACGCCACCGACGAGGTGCCGCAGCGGGCGATCTGGCGGCACTACCGGCGGCTGATGGAGGGGAGCCGATGAGCGCGGGCGCGATCGACGTCGAGCTGCTGCGCGCCGTCGAGCAGTTCATCTACCGCGAGGCACGCCTGCAGGACGAGCACCGCTATGCGGAGTGGGAGGCGCTGTGGACCGACGACGCCCTCTATTGGGTGCCCGTCACCCACGAGGCCGGCGAGCCAGGAGTGCAGATGTCGATCGTCCACGACAACCGTTCGCGGATCCGCACCCGCATCCGCCAGCTGGAGACGGGGAAGCGACACTCCCAGGCGCCGCCCTCGCGGCTGCGCCGGGTCGTCTCCAACATCGAGCTGCTCGGCACCAGGGACGGGGATGTCCTCGCCGGCGCCAACTTCCTGGTCGCCGAGTCGCGCGACCGCGGCCTCACCCTGTGGGCGGGTCGCAGCGAGTACCGGCTGCGCGGCGCCGGCGACGGCGACGGATGGAGGATGGCGGCGAAGACCGTCCGCCTCGTCGACTGCGACCGTCCCCTGCCCACCCTGTCGTTCCTGATCTGATGAGCGCGCGCGTGTACGACGAGGTCGACATCTCCTCCACCGCCTTCTGGTCGCAGCCGCCCGAGCAGCGCGAGCGGTCGTTCGCGGTGCTGCGCCGTGAACGGCCGGTGTCCTGGCACCGGCCCGCCGAGGGGGGCCTGGTGCCCCAGGACAGCGTCGACCCCGGCTACTGGGCGGTGGTGCGCCACGAGGACGTGGTCGCGGTGAGCCGGAACGCGCAGACGTTCTGCTCGGGCCGCGGGGTGATGTTCGAGGACATCCCGGAGGAGATCAACGAGGCGGCGACGTCCTTCCTCGCCATGGACGCGCCCCGCCACGCCACCCTGCGCCGGCTGGTGGCGTCGGCCTTCACCGTGCGCCAGGTGGCGCGCATCGAGGAGCGGATCCGGGTGCTGGCGCGCGCCCTGGTGACCGAGCTGGCGCCGCTGGGCGAGTGCGACCTGGTGGCGCAGGTGTCGGAGCGGCTGCCGGTGCTCACCCTGTCGGAGATGCTCGGCGTGGCTCCGGCGGACCGCGAGCTGGTCGCCCGCGCGGCCAACGACATGGTCGGCTGGAACGATCCCGAGCTGGTCGGCGGGCGCGAGCCGATCGAGCTCACCTACGAGGCTCTGCTGAGCCTCCTCGGGGTCGCGCTGCGGATGGCCGAGGAGCGCCGCCGCCGTCCCGGCGACGACCTGATGACCGCGCTGGTGCAGGCCGAGGTCGAGGGCGACCGGCTCACCGACGAGGAGGTCGGTGCCTTCTTCGTGCTCCTCAACGTCGCCGGCAACGACACCACCCGGCACACCATCAGCCACGGCGTCCGCCTGCTCACCGAGCACCCCGAGCAGCGGCGGCGGCTGATGGACGACTTCGGCGACCGCATCGACGGCGCCGTCGACGAGATCCTGCGCTGGTCGACGCCGGTGATGACCTTCCGGCGCACCGTCACCCGCGACGCCGAGCTGCGCGGCCAGAGGATCGCCGAGGGCGACAAGGTGGTGCTCTTCTACTCCGCCGCGAACCGCGACGCGCGCGCCTTCGACCATCCCGAGCGCTTCGACATCCTCCGTCACCCCAACCCCCACGTCGGCTTCGGCGGGGGAGGGCCGCACTTCTGCCTGGGCTTCTCGCTCGCCCGAGCCGAGCTGCGCGCGATCTTCGACGAGATGCTGCACCGGGTCCCGGACATCGAGGCGGGGCCGCCGCAGTACCTCGGCGGAAACTTCATGAACGGCATCAAGCGGCTGCCGGTGCGGTTCACGCCCACCGGTCCGCGCGGGTAGGCTGTCCCGCACCCACGTCCACCCGGAGGTCGGCCATGCAGAGGGTGCGTCACAGCCGCGACGGCGCCAGCGATGTCCATGCGGTGACGTACGCGGGGCGCTACTTCGCCGAGGAGGTGCCCAAGTACCGCATGCCCACCCGCGGCATGCCCGCCGACGCGGCGCTCCAGCTGGTCCGGGACGAGCTCAGCCTCGACGGCAACCCGGCGCTCAACCTCGCGTCGTTCGTGACCACGTGGATGGAGCCGGAGGCCGACCAGCTCTCCCTCGACACCCGCAACAAGAACCTCATCGACCAGGACGAGTACCCGCAGACGAAGCAGATCCACGAGCGGGTGATGAGCATGCTCGGGCACATGCTCAACCCTCCCCGCGAGTGCACCCCGGTGGGCACGGCGACGGTGGGCTCGTCGGAGGCGATCATGCTCGCCCTGCTCGCCCACAAGCGTGCCTGGGCGAACCGGCGCAGGGCGGCCGGGCTGCCCGCCGACCGTCCCAACCTCGTCTTCGGCGCCGACGTGCACACCTGCTGGGAGAAGTTCACCCGCTACTTCGAGGTGGAGGAGCGGGTGGTGCCGATGACCCACGACCGCTTCGTGCTCGACGCCGCCGGCGCACGCGGGCACGTCGACGAGAACACCATCGCCATCGGCGCGGTGGTGGGCACCACCTACACCGGGCAGATGGACGACGTCGCCGGCCTCGACGCGCTCGCCGGCGAGCTCGAGCGCGAGCACGGCTGGACCATCCCCATCCACGTCGACGCCGCCAGCGGCGGGTTCATCCTGCCCTTCACGGAGCCGGAGCTCCGCTGGGACTTCCGGCTCGAGCACGTGCGCTCGATCAACCTCTCCAACCACAAGTACGGCCTCGTCTACCCGGGGATGGGGACGGTGCTGTTCCGCGACCGCGGTGACCTGCCCGAGGAGCTGGTCTTCCACATCACCTATCTGGGCGGCGACATGCCCAACTACAGCCTCAACTTCTCGCGGCCCAGCACCCAGGTCACGCTCCAGTACTACAACCTTCTCCGGCTCGGCCGCGAGGGATACGCGCGGATCATGTCGAACATCATGGCCAACGCCCACCACCTCCGCGACCGCCTCCTCGACGGCGGGCGCTTCGCCCCCGCCGGCGACGGGCGGCTGTTCCCGGTGGTCGCGCTGCGCGCCCTCGATCCGCAGAGCCTCGACCTGTTCGCGCTCTCCCAGCGGCTCCGCCAGCGGGGCTGGATCGTGCCCGCCTACCCGCTGCCCGCGGACGCCCAGGACATCACCGTGCTGCGGATGGTGGTCCGCGAGAACCTCAGCCGGGACATGTGCGACATGCTCGTGGACGACGTCGACGCCGCGGTCCGGGACGTCTGGGGTCCGACCAGCGGGCCGCCGGTGGCCCACGGGATGCGCCGGCAGGATCCGCGGCCGGTCTGCTGAGGGGGTGGGAACCGGGTTCACCCGGGCCCCCGGTGGATTCCGCCTCCCTGTAATCGGAATGAAAGGCGGGCGGTCCGAGGATGGCGGCCATGGACACCCCTCTGATGCCGGATCCCGCCTCCGGTGAGAACTCCCCGGAGCTCGGCGTGCCGGCTCCCGGGGTGCACGGCGGTCATCCGGACGCGGGATCCGCGTCCGAGCCAACGCCGGCGTTCGCGGCGTCCGAGCCCTGGGCCTCGCCCTCGCCCTCGCCCTCGCCAGTCCCGGGCGGCTGGGCACCCCCGGTCCCCCCGCCGCCGGCCTGGCCGCAGCGCCCCTGGGGGCCCGCCTCGGAGGGGCCGCCCCCGGCACCGCCCGGCCGTCGCGGCCTCGCCCTCGCCTTCGGTGCCGCGCTGATCGCCGGCGGCGTCGCTGGCGCCGCGGTGATGGGGACGGTCGGCAACCGGGCCGGCGGCTCGGCGACGGCCAGCACCCCGGTGACCACCCCCGCCCCGGTCCAGCAGCGGCCCTTCGGCGGCCGCCTCGGCAACCCGTACCCGGGGGGCACCGGCTCGTCCGGCACCACCACCACACCGTCGACCGTCGATCCGACCTCGGTCGCCGGCAAGGTCGATCCCGCGGTCGTCGACATCACCTCGAACCTGACCAGCGGGACCGCCGCGGGCACCGGAATGGTGATCACCGCCGGCGGCCAGGTGCTCACCAACAACCACGTCATCCAGGGCGCCACCTTCATCACCGCCCAGATCGGCGGCACCGGCAGGAAGTACAGGGCCACCGTGGTCGGCGCCGACCCGGCCGACGACGTCGCCCTCCTCCAGCTCCAGGGCGTCTCCTCCAACCTCACGACCATCAGCATCGGCGACCCCTCGAAGGTCGCGGTCGGCGATGCCATCGTCGCCCTCGGCAACGCCCTCGGCCAGGGCGACTCCGCCGCCGCCGGCAGCGTGGTCGCGGTGGGTCAGACGATCACCGCCACCGACGACACCGGGGCCAACGCCGAGACCCTGACCAACCTCATCCAGGTCGACGCCAACGTGCAGCCGGGCGACTCCGGCGGCCCGCTGATCGACGCCACGGGGAAGGTCATCGGCATGGACACGGCCGCCTCCACGAGCGGTCGCGGCTTCCGCTTCCGGGGCACCTCGGCCCAGGGCTTCGCCATCCCGATCGACACCGCGATGTCGATCGTCCAGCAGCTGCGCACCGGCGGCGGCGCTCCCCAGACCGCGGCCCAGACGGCGCTCCTCGGGGTCCAGGTCGCCGACGCCTCCAGCCAGGGCACCACCGGCGCCCTGGTGGTCGGCATCGCCCCCGGCACCCCCGCCGAGAGCGCCGGGCTCGCCGCCGGCGACGTGATCGTCACCTTCGGCGGCAAGAGCATCACCTCGGCGCCGACCCTGAGCACCGCGGTCAAGGCGACCAAGCCCGGCGACCGGGTGAAGGTCACGTGGCTCGACCAGAACGGCCAGCAGCACAGCACCACCGTTCAGCTCGCCGGCCAGTCTGCACCGGCAGCCTGAGCAACCCTCCTCCTCGCCCCTTCCATCAGGCGGCCCGCCGGCCCCCGGGAACTCTTCCCCCGGGGCGCAGGCGGGCCGTGCTGCGTCCAGGCTCTCCCAGCAATCTCCCAGAGTCCTCCCAGCCGGCTCCCAGGCCGGACCGGCATGATGCGGTCATGGACGACCTCA
This genomic interval from Candidatus Dormiibacterota bacterium contains the following:
- a CDS encoding glutamate decarboxylase, with protein sequence MQRVRHSRDGASDVHAVTYAGRYFAEEVPKYRMPTRGMPADAALQLVRDELSLDGNPALNLASFVTTWMEPEADQLSLDTRNKNLIDQDEYPQTKQIHERVMSMLGHMLNPPRECTPVGTATVGSSEAIMLALLAHKRAWANRRRAAGLPADRPNLVFGADVHTCWEKFTRYFEVEERVVPMTHDRFVLDAAGARGHVDENTIAIGAVVGTTYTGQMDDVAGLDALAGELEREHGWTIPIHVDAASGGFILPFTEPELRWDFRLEHVRSINLSNHKYGLVYPGMGTVLFRDRGDLPEELVFHITYLGGDMPNYSLNFSRPSTQVTLQYYNLLRLGREGYARIMSNIMANAHHLRDRLLDGGRFAPAGDGRLFPVVALRALDPQSLDLFALSQRLRQRGWIVPAYPLPADAQDITVLRMVVRENLSRDMCDMLVDDVDAAVRDVWGPTSGPPVAHGMRRQDPRPVC
- a CDS encoding trypsin-like peptidase domain-containing protein, with translation MDTPLMPDPASGENSPELGVPAPGVHGGHPDAGSASEPTPAFAASEPWASPSPSPSPVPGGWAPPVPPPPAWPQRPWGPASEGPPPAPPGRRGLALAFGAALIAGGVAGAAVMGTVGNRAGGSATASTPVTTPAPVQQRPFGGRLGNPYPGGTGSSGTTTTPSTVDPTSVAGKVDPAVVDITSNLTSGTAAGTGMVITAGGQVLTNNHVIQGATFITAQIGGTGRKYRATVVGADPADDVALLQLQGVSSNLTTISIGDPSKVAVGDAIVALGNALGQGDSAAAGSVVAVGQTITATDDTGANAETLTNLIQVDANVQPGDSGGPLIDATGKVIGMDTAASTSGRGFRFRGTSAQGFAIPIDTAMSIVQQLRTGGGAPQTAAQTALLGVQVADASSQGTTGALVVGIAPGTPAESAGLAAGDVIVTFGGKSITSAPTLSTAVKATKPGDRVKVTWLDQNGQQHSTTVQLAGQSAPAA
- a CDS encoding enoyl-CoA hydratase-related protein yields the protein MRSSADRVTLEVDGGVARLRLARPDAHNAIDPAMVAGLGAAVAAVEEHPGVRCLLLSAAGRSFSAGGDLRHLAGIELIPEELEAMVGAYHVTLSRLAELPVPVVCAVQGGAAGGALGLLWCADVVIAAADLRLASGFAKLGLSGDGGSTWHLPRLVGMRRALELTLEGRVLSAEEALAWGLVGRVVPVEALEAEAEATARRYAAGPTVAYGHIRRLLRTSWSATFEEQLAAERAAIVDCGGTADAREGIEAFAARRAARFEGR
- a CDS encoding nuclear transport factor 2 family protein, giving the protein MTAIRDLVRGVYAALAEGDAAALGVLLDPGFEAEVSEGMPLGCGGRRTGAEAMIRDTWWAIGRTYRVRPEAREWIACEDGRLVVLGRYLGRCRSTGQPLDAAFAHLWTAGDGRLTGLMQVTDTALWAAALEQPA
- a CDS encoding cytochrome P450, whose translation is MSARVYDEVDISSTAFWSQPPEQRERSFAVLRRERPVSWHRPAEGGLVPQDSVDPGYWAVVRHEDVVAVSRNAQTFCSGRGVMFEDIPEEINEAATSFLAMDAPRHATLRRLVASAFTVRQVARIEERIRVLARALVTELAPLGECDLVAQVSERLPVLTLSEMLGVAPADRELVARAANDMVGWNDPELVGGREPIELTYEALLSLLGVALRMAEERRRRPGDDLMTALVQAEVEGDRLTDEEVGAFFVLLNVAGNDTTRHTISHGVRLLTEHPEQRRRLMDDFGDRIDGAVDEILRWSTPVMTFRRTVTRDAELRGQRIAEGDKVVLFYSAANRDARAFDHPERFDILRHPNPHVGFGGGGPHFCLGFSLARAELRAIFDEMLHRVPDIEAGPPQYLGGNFMNGIKRLPVRFTPTGPRG
- a CDS encoding aromatic-ring-hydroxylating dioxygenase subunit beta, which encodes MSAGAIDVELLRAVEQFIYREARLQDEHRYAEWEALWTDDALYWVPVTHEAGEPGVQMSIVHDNRSRIRTRIRQLETGKRHSQAPPSRLRRVVSNIELLGTRDGDVLAGANFLVAESRDRGLTLWAGRSEYRLRGAGDGDGWRMAAKTVRLVDCDRPLPTLSFLI
- a CDS encoding aromatic ring-hydroxylating dioxygenase subunit alpha, with amino-acid sequence MSSRRWDELIHPDRVHGSLYTDPTIFEAELERIWYRTWVYVGHLSEVPDPDDFVMKSIGPQPVIMTRDREGRVHLLLNRCSHRANLVCAAERGRARSFRCPYHGWTFGNDGSLLGYPFNSGYQGLDARAELGLGRVPRVETHRGFVFGSFAEEGPGLLEHLGAAAEAFDRLARLSPEGEVMLTAGWLKHRVRANWKLLVENETDGYHPQFVHSSIFSVAESGIGALYTEGSTALSRDLGNGHTENDLRPEFRRRGEPLGWFGTTPERQPDYVARMRAVHGDAAESILVDGSPHVMVFPNLFIAEIQLFVIQPLAVDDTVQHVTAVQLRGAPDMNRRMLSQTVGSVGPAGLLLADDSEMYERNQRGVQGLRPEWLVLRRGLHRERLDENGHLVGDATDEVPQRAIWRHYRRLMEGSR
- a CDS encoding SDR family NAD(P)-dependent oxidoreductase: MLLEGRRALVTGGAGGIGAAIARRLAAEGAEVVIGDLAVDAAEALAAEIGGRAVGFDVADAGQARAAVTGAGTLDVLVNNAGVDDFGWFTELTPERWRRLIAVNLEGVLACTHAALPAMQRAGYGRIVNISSEAGRVGAKGNAVYAATKGAVIAFTKSIARENARHGITANAVAPGPVETPMLEATRRLPGVGERLVAAMREGTQLRRLGRPEEVAAAVAFLASEQASYITGETLGVSGGMGLGA
- a CDS encoding enoyl-CoA hydratase-related protein — its product is MEPLIDSGPVLLDLDGGVARLRLNRPDASNGMNLALLRALFEAVMRCHGDPRVRAVLLSGEGAHFCAGGDVREFARRGERLPEYLREATTWLQASASALTRLEAPVVAMVHGHAAGGGGFGLVCASDLVIAAESARFLLGATRVGMAPDAGVSVTLSRLVGHRRALEIALTNPTLSAARALELGLITRVVADEALAAEGIALARELAAGATRALGATKRLLWDGLGATVEARLAEEARTVSELSGTEDAREGLAAVLERRPPVFRGG
- a CDS encoding formate/nitrite transporter family protein, yielding MAEKAAQGKEAAPAAGEAERELASAFSRSVDEGSHRLERSLPELLATGAVGGIDVTFGVFALFIVEAATGNRLLAALAFGIGFIALTLARSELFTENFLLPIAAVVAGRQPPLSILRLWAGTAVMNLLAGWVMTWLVLIAFPGLEHVARESAAHFTDSGISGRSFASALLGGAIITLMTWMQQGATSEMPKLVAAALIAFVLAAAPLDHVIVATLEMFAGLHAGATFGYGTWAVTAAWFALGNVVGGVGLVTMLRLVQVGEDRIRDERGASAS